A genomic window from Zonotrichia leucophrys gambelii isolate GWCS_2022_RI chromosome 25, RI_Zleu_2.0, whole genome shotgun sequence includes:
- the RFX5 gene encoding DNA-binding protein RFX5, with amino-acid sequence MAEEEELGTRATRRGPLSAGSARGGATESSTLLQELRGNISKSVQSKVDSILQDVQKFSDSDKLYLYLQLPSGPSLGEKSSSSSSSSLELSTLGTAEHMHACSWIRNHLEEHTDTCLPKQDVYDAYKRYCDNLGCRPLSTANFGKIIREIFPNIKARRLGGRGQSKYCYGGIRRKTVVSLPPLPSLDLKVTETQAELAELAHSYSAEVTEAACALTCDWAEKILRRSFNNIVEVAQFLLQQHIISPRSAHADLLMATVLSDNTDKPPQDPRPPSAPKKTGPDPADSSQEQAKKDAVAKVPAQPRPEKKKPEAARAGSSPQVSALVARLPLLLPRIPAPQRPPVPGAAPAPPVLVPRPAGTVKVALPLPVGAAAIPVLNVLLPGVGVPAPAAETPRDGEGQQPQQQRGRAAKRAPEGAAADGNARKRRRGRPRKRPGDSAAEPEEPEVARGEDGGDSPPGAPPGAGGATVPGGDSGGAGGAAEDAGDSMEVDSDTVTGGDSPGSGSATVPLGDNGSATATLSDSLVNGSATVPVSDSSVNGSATVPVSDSLAGASATVPVSDTIVNGSATVPVSDSPAGGSATVPVSDTIVNGSATVPLSDSPAGGSATVPVSDSPAGGSATVPVSDSSVNGNATVPPGDIPVNGSATVPLSDSSVSASVLLSDSLVNGSATVPVSDSPVNGTDTVPLGDSSVSVSATVPLSDSLVNGSATVPLSDSPVSGTDTVPLGDSSVSVSASVPLSDSLVNGSATVPLSDSPVNGTDTVPLGDSSVSVSASVPICDSSVNGSATVPPGDSLVSVSATIPLGDNSVNGSATIPLGDNGSASVPLSDILVSGNDTVPPGDSSVSGSATTPLGDSLAGGSATTPLGDSPVSGSIPGDGSAAGGSATVPLSDSPAGGSATTHLGDSPLSGRASVPLGDSSVSATVPLGDSPLSGSANSPSCGSPGGGSATVPVIDKPVPGSATVPVKDSPAMSSDTGDRPVTVSATSPVRDSSARVDGTGDRPVTVRATSPVRDSSPKGSDTGDRLLTASATTEDSPARVSDTGDSLLTASATTEDRPDTGSATSPAEDSPARVSDTGDRPVTGSATTEDRLVTGSATVPVKDSSPMAGSTGDRPVTGSATTEDRPVTRSATIPSRDSPAGGSATVPLKASPSRGRATSGDRPVSGDTVPVRDKPVRGSATVPRRDSSPRASASGDRPVTRSATVPTAGGSATVPVKDSSPRASATTGDRPVTRSATVPVRDSPAGGSGTTPVKDNRARGSATPGDSSSRGSATIPVRDSSPRAGATTGDRPVTRSATVPVRDSSSRGSATTGDRPVSGATVPVRDKLVTGSATVPVRDSSPRASGSVGDRPVTRSATIPSRDSPAGGSATVPVRDSSSRGSATPGDRPVRSSASTGDRSVSGSATIPVRDKPVCGSATVPRRDSSPRGSGTGDKAVTASATVPVRDSSRSSATTGDRLSRGSATAGDRPGRSSATVPIRDRSPRGSGSGDRPGRGSATVPIRDRSPRDSGSGDRLGRSSATVPVRDRPSRGSGSVPGRDRSPRDSATTGDRPVPGSATSGDRPGRGSGSVPSRDRSPRDSATSGDRPGRSSATTGDRSPRDSATSGDRPGRGSGSGSVPGRDRSPRDSATSGDRPGRSSATVPVEDRPGRGSGPISDRLIRGSATVPIRDSSDSGSATGPVKDRSARASGTTRDRSVRSSATVPVRDSAARGTATPADRPVPGTATPGDRLVRGSATTGDSTARGSATVPVRDKPVSGSATIAVRDSSPRATAVGDRSVRSSATPGDRLGRGSATPGDRSVRSSATTGDRSVRGSVTIGDRSVRSSATIPVRDRSPRDSGSGDRPGRGSATVPIRDRSPRDNGSGDRPGRGSATAGDRRGSGSVPIRDRSPRASGSGLRLVRDSATVPMRDRSPRAPDPGDRLGRSSATVPARDSPAGGSGTVRDVPVSGSATVPIRDRDSPSSGSATVPVGDRPVSGGGTVGDRLVTVSGTAGDRVVSDSGTAGDRLVTTSGTSGDRPVSGGGTIGDRLLTDSGATGDRVVSDSGTAGDRAVSDSGTPPGRDCLSRGSDTPGDRPVPGSATVPVRDSLSRGTATIVDTPVTGSATVTVGDSPFWAWGTAGDSAGAGSATFPVRDCPSRGTAAIVDALVTLSGTVVDRRILGSVTVPVRASLSRGTATIVDTPVFVSATVLVGDSIPRVTATIVESRVPGRAILPLGDTLACGSATIPVRECLSGDSATVPGGDWPSRESATIPVRECPSRDSATVPIRECPSRDGATVPIRECPSRDSATLPLGAGSVGGSATIPVRECPSRGSATPGDGRHVTGTPPIVDTPVSGSATIPVRECPSRGSATLGDRPGSGSATPGDRPVPPVRVSVIRDGRTGTRVAPAALAQRGHSPAGSPLGDTQGHTGAGTGTGSPASHQ; translated from the exons atggctgaggaggaggagctgggcaccagggccaccaggagGGGCCCTCTGTcagctggcagtgcccgggGCGGTGCCACCGAGTCCAGCacgctgctgcaggagctccgcGGCAACATCTC CAAATCCGTGCAGAGCAAGGTGGACTCCATCCTG CAGGACGTGCAGAAGTTCTCGGACAGCGACAAACTCTACCTGTACCTGCAACTGCCCTCGGGGCCCAGCCTGGGCGAGAAGAG cagcagcagcagctcctcctcgcTGGAGCTGAGCACGCTGGGCACGGCCGAGCACATGCACGCCTGCAGCTGGATCCGCAACCACCTGGAGGAGCACACGGACACCTGCCTGCCCAAGCAGGACGTCTATGACGCCTACAA GCGTTACTGTGACAACCTGGGCTGCCGCCCGCTGAGCACGGCCAACTTCGGCAAGATCATCCGCGAGATCTTCCCAAACATCAAAGCCCGGCGCCTGGGGGGCCGCGGCCAGTCCAA GTACTGCTATGGGGGGATCCGGAGGAAGACCGTGGTCAGccttcctcccctgcccagcctggaccTCAAAGTGACCGAGACG cAGGCGGAGCTGGCCGAGCTGGCGCACTCGTACAGCGCCGAGGTGACGGAGGCCGCGTGTGCCCTGACGTGTGACTGGGCCGAGAAGATCCTGCGGCGCTCCTTCAACAACATCGTGGAGGTGGCgcagttcctgctgcagcagcacatcaTCAGCCCCCGCTCGGCCCACGCCGACCTGCTCATGGCCACGGTGCTCTCAG ACAACACGGACAagcccccccaggacccccggCCACCCTCAGCCCCCAAGAAGACCGGCCCGGACCCCgctgacagcagccaggagcag gccaAGAAGGACGCTGTCGCCAAGGTCCCCGCGCAGCCGCGGCCGGAGAAGAAGAAGCCGGAGGCGGCGCGGGCGGGCAGCAGCCCGCAGGTGAGCGCGCTGGTGGCGcggctgccgctgctgctgccccgcATCCCGGCCCCGCAGCGCCCGCCCGTGCCCGGCGCGGCGCCCGCGCCGCCCGTGCTGGTGCCGCGGCCCGCGGGCACCGTGAAGGTGGCGCTGCCGCTGCCCGTGGGCGCCGCCGCCATCCCCGTGCTCAACGTGCTGCTGCCCGGCGTGGGCGTGCCCGCGCCCGCGGCCGAGACGCCGAGGGACGGCGAGGggcagcagccgcagcagcagcgcggcCGCGCCGCCAAGCGCGCTCCCGAGGGCGCGGCCGCGGACGGCAACGCGCGCAAGCGGCGGCGCGGGAGGCCCCGCAAGAGGCCGGGGGACAGCGCGGCGGAGCCCGAGGAGCCCGAGGTGGCCCGGGGGGAGGACGGAGGGGACTCGCCCCCGGGGGCGCCACCCGGGGCTGGCGGTGCCACCGTGCccggcggggacagcgggggggCTGGCGGTGCTGCTGAGGATGCCGGGGACAGCATGGAGGTGGACAGTGACACGGTCACTGGTGGGGACAGCCCGggcagtggcagtgccaccgTCCCCCTTGGGGACAATGGCAGTGCCACTGCCACCCTTAGTGACAGCCTGGTCAAtggcagtgccactgtccctgttAGTGACAGCTCAGTCAAtggcagtgccactgtccctgttagtgacagcctggctggggccagtgccactgtccctgttAGTGACACCATAGTCAAtggcagtgccactgtccctgttAGTGACAGCCCGGCTGGGGGCAGTGCCACCGTCCCTGTTAGTGACACCATAGTCAAtggcagtgccactgtcccccTTAGTGACAGCCCGGCTGGGGGCAGTGCCACCGTCCCTGTTAGTGACAGCCCGGCTGGGggcagtgccactgtccctgttAGTGACAGCTCAGTCAATGGCAATGCCACTGTCccccctggggacatcccagtcaatggcagtgccactgtcccccTTAGTGACAGCTCAGTCAGTGCCAGCGTCCTACTCAGTGACAGCCTGGTCAAtggcagtgccactgtccccgTTAGTGACAGCCCGGTCAATGGCACTGACACTGTTCCCCTTGGGGACAGCTCAGTCAGTGTCAGTGCCACTGTCCCCCTTAGTGACAGCCTGGTCAAtggcagtgccactgtcccccTTAGTGACAGCCCGGTCAGTGGCACTGACACTGTTCCCCTTGGGGACAGCTCTGTCAGTGTCAGTGCCAGTGTCCCCCTTAGTGACAGCCTGGTCAAtggcagtgccactgtcccccTTAGTGACAGCCCGGTCAATGGCACTGACACTGTTCCCCTTGGGGACAGCTCAGTCAGTGTCAGTGCCAGTGTCCCCATTTGTGACAGCTCAGTCAATGGCAGTGCCACTGTACcccctggggacagcttggTCAGTGTCAGTGCCACCATCCCCCTTGGGGACAACTCGGTCAATGGCAGTGCCACTATCCCCCTTGGGGACAATGGCAGTGCCAGTGTTCCCCTTAGTGACATCCTGGTCAGTGGCAATGACACTGTcccccctggggacagctccgtcagtggcagtgccaccactccccttggggacagcctggctgggggcagTGCCACCACTCCCCTTGGGGACAGCCCAGTCAGTGGCAGCATCCCTGGtgatggctctgctgctggtggcagtgccaccgtCCCCCTTAGtgacagcccagctgggggAAGTGCTACCACccaccttggggacagcccGCTCAGTGGCAGAGCCAGCGTGCCCCTTGGGGACAGCTCAGTCAGTGCCACTGTCCCCCTTGGGGACAGCCCGCTCAGTGGCAGTGCCAACTCCCCCAGTTGTGGCTCTCctggtggtggcagtgccactgtccctgtcattgACAAGCcagtccctggcagtgccactgtccctgtcaaGGACAGCCCAGCCATGtccagtgacactggggacaggccGGTCACTGtcagtgccaccagccctgtcagggacagctcagccagggtcgatggcactggggacaggccTGTCACTGTCAGGGCCACCAGCCCTGTCAGGGACAGCTCACCCAAGggcagtgacactggggacaggctgctcactgccagtgccaccacagaggacagcccagccagggttagtgacactggggacagtctgctcactgccagtgccaccacagaGGACAGGCCAGacactggcagtgccaccagccctgctgaggacagcccagccagggtgagtgacactggggacaggccggtcactggcagtgccaccacagaGGACAGGCTGGTcactggcagtgccactgtccctgtcaaGGACAGCTCACCCATGGCCGGTAGCACTGGGGACAGGCCGGtcactggcagtgccaccacGGAGGACaggc cgGTCACCAGGAGTGCCACCattcccagcagggacagcccagctggtggcagtgccactgtccctcTCAAGGCCAGTCCATCCAGGGGCCGTGCCACCAGTGGGGACAGGCCAGTCAGTGgtgacactgtccctgtcaGGGACAAGCCAGTCCGtggcagtgccactgtccctAGGAGGGACAGCTCACCCAGGGCCAGTGCCAGTGGGGACAGGCCGGTTACTAGaagtgccactgtccccacagctggtggcagtgccactgtTCCTGTCAAGGACAGCTCACCCAGGGCCAGTGCCACCACTGGGGACAGGCCAGTCACCAggagtgccactgtccctgtcagggacagcccagctggtggcagtggcacCACACCAGTCAAGGACAATCGGGccaggggcagtgccacccctggggacagctcatCCCGGggcagtgccaccatccctgtcAGGGACAGCTCACCCAGGGCCGGTGCCACCACAGGGGACAGGCCGGTCACCAGGAGTGCCACCGTCCCTGTCAGGGACAGCTCATCCAGGGGCAGTGCCACCACTGGGGACAGGCCGGTCAGtggtgccactgtccctgtcaggGACAAGCTTGTCACTGGCAGTGCCACCGTCCCTGTCAGGGACAGCTCACCCAGAGCCAGTGGCAGTGTTGGGGACAGGCCGGTCACCAGGAGTGCCACCattcccagcagggacagcccagctggtggcagtgccactgtccctgtcaggGACAGCTCATCCAGGGGCAGTGCTACCCCTGGGGACAGGCCAGtgaggagcagtgccagcactggggacaggtcagtcagtggcagtgccaccatccctgtcAGGGACAAGCCAGTCTGtggcagtgccactgtccctAGGAGGGACAGCTCACCAAGGggcagtggcactggggacaaaGCGGTGACTGccagtgccactgtccctgtcagggacagctccaggagcagtgccaccactggggacaggctgagtaggggcagtgccactgctggggacaggccagggaggagcagtgccactgtccccatcaGGGACAGGTCACCCAGAGGCAgtggcagtggggacaggcCAGGTAGGGGCAGTGCCACCGTCCCCATCAGGGACAGGTCACCCAGAGATAgtggcagtggggacaggctgggcaggagcagtgccACCGTCCCTGTCAGGGACAGGCCAAGTAGGGGCAGTGGCAGTGTCCCCGGCAGGGACAGGTCACCAAGGGACAGTGCCACCACTGGGGACAGGCcagtccctggcagtgccaccagtggGGACAGGCCAGGTAGGGgcagtggcagtgtccccagcagggacaggtcaCCCAGAGACAGTGCCACCAGTGGGGacaggccaggcaggagcagtgccaCCACTGGGGACAGGTCACCCAGAGACAGTGCCACCAGTGGGGACAGGCCAGGTAggggcagtggcagtggcagtgtccCCGGCAGGGACAGGTCACCCAGAGACAGTGCCACCAGTGGGGacaggccaggcaggagcagtgccaCCGTCCCTGTCGAGGAcaggccaggcaggggcagTGGCCCCATCAGTGACAGGCTGATCAGGggcagtgccactgtccccatcagggacagctcagacagtggcagtgccactgGCCCTGTCAAGGACAGGTCAGCTAGAGCCAGTGGCACCACCAGGGACAGGTCAGTCAGGagcagtgccactgtccctgtcaggGACAGCGCAGCCAGgggcactgccacccctgcGGACAGgccagtccctggcactgccacccctggggacaggctggtCAGGGGTAGTGCCAccactggggacagcacagccaggggcagtgccactgtccctgtcaggGACAAGCCAGTGTCTGGCAGTGCCACCATCGCTGTCAGGGACAGCTCACCAAGGGCCACTGCTGTTGGGGACAGGTCAGTGAGGagcagtgccacccctggggacaggctgggcaggggcagtgccaccccaggggACAGGTCAGTGAGGAGCAGTGCCACCACTGGGGACAGGTCAGTCAGGGGCAGTGTCACCATTGGGGACAGGTCAGTGAGGAgcagtgccaccatccctgtcAGGGACAGGTCACCCAGAGACAgtggcagtggggacaggccaggcaggggcagtgccaccGTCCCCATCAGGGACAGGTCACCCAGAGACAATGGCAGCGGGGACAGGccgggcaggggcagtgccaccGCTGGGGACAGGCGGGgcagtggcagtgtccccatcaGGGACAGGTCACCCAGGGCCAGTGGCAGCGGGCTCAGACTGGTCAGGGACAGTGCCACCGTGCCCATGAGGGACAGGTCACCCAGGGCCCCtgaccctggggacaggctgggcaggagcagtgccactgtccctgccagggacagcccagctgggggCAGTGGCACGGTCAGGGATGTGCCAGTCTctggcagtgccactgtccccatcagggacagggacagcccatccagtggcagtgccactgtccctgttGGGGACAGGCCGGTCAGTGGTGGTGGCACCGTTGGGGACAGGCTGGTCACTGTCAGTGGCAccgctggggacagggtggtcAGTGACAGTGGCAccgctggggacaggctggtcACTACCAGTGGCACCAGTGGGGACAGGCCGGTCAGTGGTGGTGGCACCATTGGGGACAGGCTGCTCACTGACAGTGGCGccactggggacagggtggtcagtgacagtggcactgctggggacagggcggTCAGTGACAGTGGcacccctcctggcagggactgtCTCTCCAGGGGCAGTGACACTCCTGGGGACAGGCcggtccctggcagtgccactgtccccgTCAGGGACAGCCTATCCAGGGGCACTGCCACCATCGTGGACACGCCCGTCACCGGCAGTGCCACCGTCACTGTGGGTGACAGCCCCTTCTGGGCCTGGGGCACCGCTGGGGACAGCGCGGgcgctggcagtgccaccttcCCCGTCCGGGACTGCCCGTCGCGGGGCACCGCCGCCATCGTGGACGCGCTGGTGACCCTGAGTGGCACCGTGGTGGACAGGAGGATCCTGGGCAGTGTCACCGTCCCCGTCAGGGCCAGCCTGTCCCGGGGCACTGCCACCATCGTGGACACGCCCGTGTTCGTCAGTGCCACCGTCCTCGTTGGGGACTCCATCCCCAGGGTCACCGCCACCATCGTGGAGTCCAGGGTGCCCGGCCGTGCCATCCTCCCCCTCGGGGACACGCTGgcctgtggcagtgccaccatccctgtcAGGGAGTGCCTgtctggggacagtgccaccgtCCCTGGTGGGGACTGGCCATCCAGGGAgagtgccaccatccctgtcAGAGAGTGCCCGTCCAGGGACAGTGCCACCGTCCCCATTAGAGAGTGCCCATCCAGGGACggtgccactgtccccatcaGGGAGTGCCCATCCCGTGACAGTGCCACCCTCCCTCTTGGGGCCGGGTCAgtgggtggcagtgccaccatccctgtcAGGGAGTGCCCATccaggggcagtgccacccctggggaCGGCAGGCACGTCACTGGCACTCCCCCCATAGTGGACACACCGGtcagtggcagtgccaccatccctgtcCGGGAGTGCCCGTCCAGGGGTAgtgccacccttggggacaggcctggcagtggcagtgccacccctggaGACAGGCCTGTCCCTCCCGTCCGTGTCAGTGTCATCAGGGATGGCAGGACGGGCACCAGGGTGGCACCGGCGGCCCTGGCACAGCGCGGTCACAGCCCGGCCGGGTCCCCCCTCGGGGACACGCAGGGACACACGGGGGCGGGCACAGGGACGGGGTCCCCTGCGTCACACCaataa